The Equus przewalskii isolate Varuska chromosome 8, EquPr2, whole genome shotgun sequence genome has a window encoding:
- the UQCRB gene encoding cytochrome b-c1 complex subunit 7, producing the protein MASRPTVAASSRWLEGIRKWYYNAAGFNKLGLMRDDTIHENDDVKEAIRRLPENLYNDRVFRIKRALDLTMRQQILPKEQWTKYEEDKFYLEPYLKEVIRERKEREEWAKK; encoded by the exons ATGGCGAGCAGGCCTACCG TTGCAGCATCAAGCCGGTGGCTGGAGGGTATTCGAAAATGGTATTACAATGCTGCTGGGTTCAATAAACTGG GGTTAATGCGAGATGATACAATACATGAGAATGACGACGTAAAAGAAGCCATAAGAAGGCTTCCGGAGAACCTTTATAACGACAGGGTGTTTCGTATTAAGAGAGCACTGGACCTGACCATGAGGCAGCAGATCTTGCCTAAAGAGCAGTGGACAAAATATGAGGAG GATAAATTCTACCTTGAACCATACTTGAAAGAGGTTATtcgggaaagaaaagagagagaagaatgggcAAAAAAGTAA